The Macadamia integrifolia cultivar HAES 741 chromosome 4, SCU_Mint_v3, whole genome shotgun sequence genome contains the following window.
aATACCATAGTTATTGAATTTATTATGCACATGAGCATGCCACTATTTTTCGCGAAATCTATTTTTTCCATTAGTTATCCTAAGATTTCTATATATAAAAATTATGGtagaaatgaaaattataaatcatATCAAAGAGTCCTTGCATTTGGAATAGAGTGAATAAAGTTTAGGGGGAGTCAGCCACAAGTAATCTATTCAATTCACCGGTATTGGCCACCTTAGTGAATTGAATAGATTAATTGGCCAAAATGTGTCCAAACCTTAAGAAATCTAGTACAGATCAACTAATTCGGATCAATTGGATTTGAGATCAATTTGTctgatcttgattcttgaaaGGGTGACTCGCATTCAGAAAGTGTACAATAAGGGTGAGTCCGGATCAGGTCCTTATATGAGAATCATTCTAATTCAATGTCTAATCCACATTTGAAATCCGttaaatctcttttttcttacAATAAGCTGAGAGATTGAGTGAATTCCAATTATAAATCAAACACCATACAAGAATAATTCTCTTATAAAAACCTGATCCAAACTCTTCTATGGAATGGGGTTGTCGCTGCCCCCTTCTAGGTTGCTTCTCTGTGGTGGAAATGCGGGACGCTGCTATCTGTTGTCTCTATCTTTGGTTCCGTTGGGAAAGTTGTTGAGAGCTTGACTCCTTATTAGCCTAAAACAAAGAGAGTCCCCTGCATCGGCATTTCCACGCAACATCGACGACCTCACCTGTCaacttttttctctctttgtttttttgataaatgtttctctctctagtctccACATAAGAAAGACGCAAACCAATTCCACACACGTAGGAGTAGAGAATAATGTTTCCCGTTGGAAactttgaagattgacccacgTCTCCTGTTCCGATGCCTTCCAAGTTCCGCCACGCGTTCATCTCATATAGATATAAAGCCCAACTCCCCCCTTCCCCCACTCTCAGGCTCTTACAAACATCGTCATCCAAGACCAGCTGCCTTGTAATACATCTCTCGTCTCCattcttcttcaaccctttTTGTCTCAGCAATCAATTTTACATTACAATGGAGAATACTGAAGGATACAGTCCAAACCTCGTCTTTGCTTTCTATTTAGTTGGTTTTGTTGGGTTCCCCATCTTTCAAAGAATTCAAAATTCTGCAATCAGAATTCTCCAGTTTTACTCAGGTTTTTTTCAATCCCAACTAGACGTTGTAGTTGATACTGATTTGAATGTTCAACCTAAGAAGAAAAGCCCAAATCCTCAACGTTTGAACAAACAGTTAAGCTTTCATGAGAAGGTAGATGATGGAAAGCTATGCCGAGGAGTAGAGATGGTGATGGAGAAGTTGGGCATCTCTTGTGACCCAGATGGAGAGAAGCTTCAGGAGAAACTGGGTTTGGACGGGCTTTTGCACCTGTTCGAGGAAAAGGACCCTACCTTCGAGGAGCTGAAGGAAGCTTTTGAGGTGTTCGATGAGAACAGAGATGGGTACATTGATGCAGGGGAGCTACAGAGAGTTCTCTTCGacctgggcttcgtggaaggaTTGGAGTTGGGGGACTGCAAGAGGATGATTGCAGCCTTTGACACCAATGAAGATGAAAGGATTGATTTCaatgaatttgagaaaattatGGAGAATAGCTTTTgctgaattttttctttcttttgtaaaGTGATTGATATTTCAGTGGCAGATTTTAGATTCAATTGAAACAATTGAAACAAATAATTTGTTGGCTTATATCTTTTGTTCGTTTATAATACAGATTATCAATTATGGTGGGTTGAATTTTAACTGTAAtgtctgtgtttgtgtgtgaACTTGAGAGTCAGAAGGCACTCATCAAGAGATCTCGGAGGTCCAGTAGCAATATAATACATCTAAGGAAGCCCATATGAAACCAAAATCTCATACGAGTGAATTGGATCTTTTTAACTCCTGCCCTCTTGCATCATTAACTATTGCCCTCTAGTAACATCAAATATCCGAAATACCCTTCTCCCGCCCAACTAGAAGGTCAGATCTTCTAAATGGGTTTAAAGAATAACTGGGTCCATCAACATTTTACCTGGAGTCCTGGACCATGTGGATATACTTTCGATTCCTAAGGGCAATTAATGATTGGCCCCAATAGTTGTGGTCCCAAATAATTTGACGTGGAAACATTTTCTATAGTGAGTGCGGTGATATGGTGAACATTAGATGGCTGAGTCGACCTCAAGGTGTGTGTCcagatgctctcagccatccgaTGTTCACCACACCATAacactcactgcagagaataaCCGCTCCAATCTGACTGCCCCAGCCTAGTTTCCTCCCTCAAAAATCTTTTTACGAAACCGTCAATTAGGGCCTTTTGAACCAATAGTCTGAATGGTCCGAGAAAACCTAGTCCGGAAAATGGGTGTGGGCCACACACATCGACTATTGGGCCTTTTGAACCCCATTTTACCGTTGTATACACACCAAGTGATGGCTCCTTCTAGAGATAACTTGGTCCGGCGAAGGGATGTGGCCCCACATGTCAACTGCGAAATACATCCGTTGATTTGGTCGTGGAGGGGTCGCGGTTAAAAGCCATAGTCTGTgatttttggtaatttttttatcaactaCGGCGaaaattcttataaaaaaaaataacaataataataataaaattatggcAAAAAAGGTCTTCAAGAATATTCTTCTAGGGAATTATTGTAGTGAAttatcctcatcttttctttttctgtgaAAGAGAACTTTGTCTATGCTAATGTAAGTTGTGTCTACAACTGTAAGTCTAGGGAAGTTATTGGTTTTGCTTATTCTTTATCCTAGAAGGCACCATTAATGACATGTACTACATGTTGATTATATTTCACCTCTTGGTTTCGTGTTTTGAGCATTGAGACCTTGTATACTTATGTCTTCTATCTAAATGAATttacttttaccaaaaaaaaaaagataggtaATTTATTCATATCTCATTCAAAATTCAACAGTTTTGATGAAATCCTTACAAAGTTAAGAGGTGGAAGAGGACTTCTAAGGCTATAAAAAGGCCATTATTCCACTCCAAAATCCTTTATTGACGTATCGGCCTTGGCTTAAATAGAAATACCTATGATTGTAATtaaaaaagtcattttttaaatttaatttattatCCTTTTTCAAGTTAAGATAGGACTATATCAATCCAATCCGATTTCTCAAACCATGGCGTAGAGTTCTGAGATTGTTCCTTTCCTTTTGATGTTGCTTCTCAACTCAAGCTAAGCATGCCCTCCACCCCCAACTTTTGATTTTTTGCTTCAATTAGCTACTTTTTGTGATGCGCGCACATTAAATATAAGAGATATAAGAGGGGATACaaaataggggagaaagagGTAATTGCCATcaataacaaaaaatgaaaaaaaaaatacaagagattaaatagaataaaagatAAGAATAACAAAGGTTTAACTTTACAGAGGAAGTCATGACATCTCGGCCTAATTAGGAGGAAGTCCGCCTCTACTCAACAACTGAacatttgtttcctttttttctttcattttctctttcattttatcCCTATAAATAGATTTTACAACAACTTCTCCAAAATCCCACAACTAATAACGGATAACTCCTACTAGTAATTGATAATTACTAAATAACATATGCATAGTccttatttttcaataaaactAATCCCGCCCAAAAGTTGTGCACATAATAATCCATCCTCCTTAAGCTTGGTCTTGTCCTCAAGACCATTCATTTGGAAAATTGAACTGTAATGACATTTAGATCCTCCCAGTTGCTCGGTCGGTAGTCTTCGCTTGACTTAATGAGGAAGCCATGACCTTGTTTCTCAAGGAGAGAAATGGTAGGAAATCTCAGGGAGAGAAATTGTAAGAAATTCACTAGTGGGGCATCATGACTGAGCTCTTATACCACTTGATACGTGCACATTAAACAGAAGAGATATAATAGGGGGATccaagagataaaataggggagaaagagataatTACTACcaataaccaaaaaaagaaaaaatacaagagattaaataggataaaaaataagggtaaCAAGGGTTTGATTTTACGGACGAAGCCATGGGGTCTCGACCTAATTAGGAGGTAGCCCGCCTCTACTCAACAACTGAgcatttatttcctttttttcttttattttctcattcatTCTCTCCCTACAAATAGATTTTACAACTTCTCCAACATCCCACAATTAAGAAGTTACAATAACGGATAATAACTACTAATCCCCTATACCACTATACTAATAACGGATAACTCTTACTAGTAATTGATAATTACTAAACAACATATGCATAGttcctattttttaataaaactaATCCCGCCTAAAAGTCATGCATGTAACATTCTGATATTCTTTCCATTGTTTAATATTGTTTTGATACCAATTAAAGTCCTACTATTATGCCTTGAAAGCAAGAAGTAGTGGCGGTGACGGAAtgctctttttctttattttaatctaatttttatAGTGGTTCATAATTTCATTGCATTGACATAGTTTAATCGTATTAGTTTTGTCTGGTTTCTTGAAAgcatcttattttcttcttaatttcatgagtttttctatttccttttttcatcatcctcttcataTTTTTGAGAA
Protein-coding sequences here:
- the LOC122077590 gene encoding probable calcium-binding protein CML46, whose protein sequence is MPSKFRHAFISYRYKAQLPPSPTLRLLQTSSSKTSCLVIHLSSPFFFNPFCLSNQFYITMENTEGYSPNLVFAFYLVGFVGFPIFQRIQNSAIRILQFYSGFFQSQLDVVVDTDLNVQPKKKSPNPQRLNKQLSFHEKVDDGKLCRGVEMVMEKLGISCDPDGEKLQEKLGLDGLLHLFEEKDPTFEELKEAFEVFDENRDGYIDAGELQRVLFDLGFVEGLELGDCKRMIAAFDTNEDERIDFNEFEKIMENSFC